One segment of Choloepus didactylus isolate mChoDid1 chromosome 15, mChoDid1.pri, whole genome shotgun sequence DNA contains the following:
- the ANKRD1 gene encoding ankyrin repeat domain-containing protein 1, whose product MMVLKVEELVTGKKNGNEETGEFLPDDFRDGQYEAAVTLEKQEDLKTLPAHPLSLGERQWESEKQREAELKKKKLEQRSKLENLEDLEIIIQLKKRKKYRKTKVPVEKEPEPEIITEPVDVTRFLKAALENKLPVVEKFLSDKNNPDVCDEYKRTALHRACMEGHLAIVEKLMEAGAQIEFRDMLESTAIHWASRGGNLDVLKLLLNKGAKISARDKLLSTALHVAVRTGHYECAEHLIACEADLNAKDREGDTPMHDAVRLNRYKMIRLLIMYGADLNIKNCAGKTPMDLVLHWQNGTKAIFDSLKENSYKTSRITTF is encoded by the exons ATGATGGTGCTGAAAGTAGAGGAGCTG gtCACAGGGAAGAAGAACGGCAACGAAGAGACAGGGGAGTTCCTTCCTGATGATTTCAGAGATGGACAGTATGAAGCTGCTGTTACTTTAGAGAAGCAAGAGGACTTGAAAACACTTCCAGCCCACCCTTTGAGCCTGGGGGAGCGACAGTGGGAAagtgagaaacagagagaggcagag CTCAAGAAGAAAAAACTAGAACAAAGATCAAAGCTTGAAAATTTAGAAGACCTTGAAATAATCATTcaactgaagaaaaggaaaaaatacaggaaaactAAAGTTCCAGTTGAGAAGGAACCTGAACCTGAAATCATT acaGAACCTGTGGATGTGACTAGGTTTCTGAAGGCTGCTTTGGAGAATAAACTGCCAGTAGTAGAAAAATTCTTGTCAGACAAGAACAATCCAGATGTCTGTGATGAG TATAAACGGACAGCTCTTCATAGAGCATGCATGGAAGGACATTTGGCAATTGTGGAGAAGTTAATGGAAGCTGGAGCCCAGATAGAATTCCGTGATATG CTTGAATCCACAGCCATCCACTGGGCAAGCCGTGGAGGGAACCTGGATGTCTTAAAATTGTTGCTGAACAAAGGAGCAAAAATCAGCGCCCGAGACAAG TTGCTGAGCACAGCACTGCACGTGGCCGTGAGGACCGGCCACTACGAGTGCGCGGAGCATCTCATCGCCTGTGAGGCCGACCTCAATGCCAAAGACCGA GAAGGAGATACTCCTATGCACGATGCCGTGAGGCTGAATCGTTATAAAATGATCAGACTCCTGATTATGTATGGCGCCGACCTCAACATCAAGAATTGT GCTGGGAAGACCCCAATGGATTTAGTACTACACTGGCAGAATGGAACCAAAGCAATATTCGACAGCCTCAAAGAAAACTCCTACAAAACCTCTCGCATAACTACATTCTAA